The following proteins come from a genomic window of Streptomyces sp. NBC_01716:
- a CDS encoding S1 family peptidase: MIFKRFSPLSGTSRRARLLAVTSGLVAAVALATPSAVAAPAPEAKATASQLAAADSAVLEADVAGTAWYTDASTGKIVVTVDSTVSKAELAEVKGALADSKAELTIKRTNGKFSPLIAGGEAITTSGSRCSLGFNVSVGGVAHALTAGHCTNIGASWSIGTRTGTSFPTNDYGIIRHSNAAAADGRVYLYNGTYRDITSAGNASVGQSVQRSGSTTGLRGGTVTGLNATVNYGASGIVYGMIQTNVCAEPGDSGGSLFSGNTALGLTSGGSGNCSSGGTTFYQPVTEALSVYGATVL; encoded by the coding sequence GTGATCTTCAAGCGCTTCTCCCCCCTCAGCGGTACGTCGAGACGGGCGCGGCTCCTCGCAGTGACGTCCGGTCTGGTGGCCGCCGTCGCGCTCGCGACCCCCTCGGCCGTCGCCGCCCCGGCCCCCGAGGCCAAGGCGACCGCCTCGCAGCTCGCCGCCGCCGACTCCGCCGTGCTCGAAGCGGACGTCGCCGGCACCGCCTGGTACACCGACGCGAGCACCGGAAAGATCGTCGTGACCGTCGACAGCACCGTGTCGAAGGCCGAACTGGCCGAGGTCAAGGGCGCGTTGGCGGACTCCAAGGCCGAACTGACGATCAAGCGCACCAACGGCAAGTTCAGCCCGCTGATCGCCGGCGGCGAAGCCATCACCACCAGCGGCAGCCGCTGTTCGCTCGGCTTCAACGTGTCGGTCGGCGGCGTGGCCCACGCGCTGACCGCCGGTCACTGCACCAACATCGGCGCCAGCTGGTCCATCGGCACGCGCACCGGCACCAGCTTCCCGACCAACGACTACGGCATCATCCGCCACTCCAACGCGGCGGCGGCCGACGGTCGTGTCTACCTGTACAACGGCACGTACCGGGACATCACGTCGGCCGGCAACGCGTCCGTCGGCCAGTCCGTGCAGCGCAGCGGCAGCACCACCGGGCTGCGCGGCGGTACGGTCACCGGCCTCAACGCCACGGTCAACTACGGTGCCAGCGGCATCGTGTACGGCATGATCCAGACCAACGTCTGTGCCGAGCCCGGCGACAGCGGCGGCTCGCTCTTCTCCGGCAACACGGCACTCGGCCTCACCTCCGGCGGCAGCGGCAACTGCTCCTCCGGCGGCACCACGTTCTACCAGCCCGTGACGGAGGCCCTGAGCGTCTACGGCGCCACGGTGCTCTAG
- a CDS encoding DNA-3-methyladenine glycosylase family protein has protein sequence MPAASFTPKGPFSLAASTRFLEGFTPASYDQAPDGVLRLAFPADDGESVIGCALRQKEAAAGAAGTVHAEYTLHADGKATEPAAGTTAEAARTQIARILSLDVDATGFSALAGTDPVVAGLQAEFPGLRPVLFHSPYEAAAWTIIGNRIRRTQAARIKARLAEEHGQAVHVAGRRMHAFPAPARLRRINDIPGLTDIKTERLHSLADAALDGRLDATQLRDQPAEFALADLKELPGIGPFSAELILIRGAGHPDVFPRAEPRVHKATAAAYGLDATEADDTTRLAAIAGSWRPYRSWVAFLLRVRAQDQVASGG, from the coding sequence GTGCCCGCCGCCTCCTTCACGCCCAAGGGCCCCTTCTCGCTGGCCGCATCGACCCGGTTCCTGGAGGGCTTCACCCCCGCCTCCTACGACCAAGCCCCCGACGGAGTGCTCCGGCTGGCCTTCCCCGCCGACGACGGCGAGTCCGTCATCGGATGCGCGCTGCGGCAGAAGGAGGCGGCGGCCGGCGCCGCCGGAACCGTCCACGCCGAATACACCCTCCACGCCGACGGCAAGGCCACCGAGCCCGCCGCCGGCACCACCGCAGAAGCCGCGCGGACCCAGATCGCTCGCATCCTCTCCCTCGACGTCGACGCCACCGGCTTCTCCGCCCTCGCGGGTACTGACCCGGTGGTCGCCGGCCTCCAGGCGGAGTTCCCGGGCCTGCGACCGGTGCTGTTCCACTCCCCGTACGAGGCCGCCGCCTGGACGATCATCGGCAACCGCATCCGCAGGACCCAGGCCGCCCGCATCAAGGCCCGCCTCGCCGAGGAACACGGCCAGGCCGTCCACGTCGCAGGCCGGCGGATGCACGCCTTCCCCGCCCCGGCCCGGCTGCGGCGCATCAACGACATCCCCGGTCTGACGGATATCAAGACCGAGCGCCTGCACAGCCTCGCCGACGCGGCCCTCGACGGACGGCTCGACGCCACCCAACTCCGGGACCAGCCCGCCGAGTTCGCCCTCGCCGACCTCAAGGAACTGCCCGGCATCGGCCCGTTCTCCGCCGAGCTGATCCTCATCCGGGGCGCCGGACACCCCGATGTCTTCCCCCGAGCCGAGCCCCGCGTCCACAAGGCCACGGCCGCGGCATACGGTCTCGACGCCACCGAGGCCGACGACACCACCCGGCTCGCCGCGATCGCCGGCTCCTGGCGCCCCTACCGCAGCTGGGTCGCCTTTCTTCTGCGCGTCCGTGCACAGGATCAGGTCGCCTCCGGGGGATAG
- a CDS encoding VOC family protein, with product MPVSIDGPDFIALQVRDLQAAAEYCERNLGLTRNPASPPGAVVFDTKPVPLAVRDPLPGTDLDAGRPGLGVALWFSTPDTQAFHEQLTANGVKILTPITDSPFGPMFSFAGPEGYVLTVHQAR from the coding sequence ATGCCCGTCAGCATCGATGGCCCTGACTTCATCGCCCTGCAGGTCCGTGACTTGCAGGCGGCCGCCGAGTACTGCGAGAGGAACCTCGGCCTGACCCGTAACCCCGCCTCGCCTCCCGGCGCGGTCGTCTTCGACACCAAGCCGGTCCCGCTCGCCGTACGCGACCCGCTGCCCGGTACCGACCTGGACGCCGGCCGCCCCGGCCTCGGCGTCGCTCTGTGGTTCTCCACACCCGACACCCAGGCCTTCCACGAGCAGCTCACCGCGAACGGCGTCAAGATCCTCACCCCGATCACGGACAGCCCCTTCGGCCCGATGTTCTCCTTCGCCGGACCCGAGGGTTACGTCCTGACCGTCCACCAGGCGCGCTGA
- a CDS encoding MarR family winged helix-turn-helix transcriptional regulator produces the protein MKDSSHPQATPPHPAEDVLDHLGYRLKRAHAALRGAMDQALREHGLTVPQYACLEVLAARPGLSNAELARATFVTRQSMNVVLRGLQDAGLLTRPATVEAGRARPASLTDEGRRRLNAAQGAVYAIEARMIKTIPGERLSRLLEELDGMARALKD, from the coding sequence ATGAAGGACAGTTCTCATCCGCAGGCCACCCCGCCTCACCCTGCCGAGGATGTGCTCGACCACCTGGGGTATCGCCTCAAGCGCGCCCACGCCGCCCTGCGCGGTGCCATGGACCAGGCCCTGCGCGAGCACGGGCTGACCGTCCCGCAGTACGCCTGTCTGGAGGTTCTCGCCGCACGTCCCGGCCTGTCCAACGCGGAACTCGCCCGCGCCACCTTCGTCACCCGCCAGTCGATGAACGTGGTCCTGCGCGGACTCCAAGACGCCGGGCTGCTCACCCGGCCCGCCACTGTCGAGGCAGGCCGCGCCCGCCCCGCCTCTCTCACCGACGAAGGGCGCCGCCGGCTGAACGCGGCGCAGGGAGCCGTCTACGCCATCGAGGCCCGCATGATCAAGACGATTCCCGGCGAACGTCTGAGCCGGCTCCTCGAAGAGCTCGATGGGATGGCGCGCGCACTCAAGGACTGA
- a CDS encoding 2-dehydropantoate 2-reductase, with translation MKILVVGAGAVGGFVGGRLVRAGREVDFLVRARRAAELRERGLRIVEGTQVESIEVSCVGAGGLAGPYGLILLAVKPAALPSVMGDIAPGVGKGTALVPFLNGMAHVDALTERFGGAVLGGVLKVVTQLDPNGDIRQFAPGGRIQVGELDGSASDRVTAVTEALSAPDFTVTVPEDIVDAMWSKWVMIATIGAVTSLVRGTVGAAVAAKDGAGFAAGTLDEAASVAAAAGHPLGEDELKGLRALVTAAESPTTSSLSRELVAGRPTEVENVLGDLIDRAHGFSLAVPRLQAAALTLRAHNARVAEAR, from the coding sequence ATGAAGATTCTGGTGGTCGGCGCGGGTGCCGTAGGCGGGTTCGTGGGTGGGCGGCTGGTGCGGGCCGGGCGGGAGGTGGACTTCCTCGTCCGGGCCCGACGGGCCGCTGAGCTGCGTGAGCGGGGGCTGCGCATCGTTGAGGGCACGCAGGTCGAGTCCATCGAGGTCAGCTGTGTCGGCGCCGGGGGTCTGGCCGGGCCGTACGGCCTCATCCTGCTCGCCGTCAAGCCCGCCGCCCTGCCCTCGGTCATGGGCGACATCGCGCCCGGCGTCGGGAAGGGGACGGCGCTCGTGCCGTTCCTCAACGGGATGGCGCACGTGGACGCGCTCACCGAGCGGTTCGGCGGTGCGGTTCTCGGGGGCGTACTGAAAGTCGTCACGCAGCTCGACCCGAACGGCGACATCCGCCAGTTCGCCCCGGGCGGCCGGATCCAGGTCGGTGAACTCGACGGTTCGGCTTCCGACCGGGTCACGGCGGTGACGGAGGCCCTGTCCGCACCGGACTTCACCGTGACGGTGCCCGAGGACATCGTCGACGCGATGTGGTCGAAGTGGGTGATGATCGCGACGATCGGCGCGGTCACCTCGCTGGTGCGGGGCACGGTCGGTGCGGCCGTCGCCGCGAAGGACGGCGCGGGCTTCGCGGCGGGGACCCTTGATGAGGCGGCCTCTGTCGCCGCGGCGGCGGGACATCCGCTGGGCGAGGACGAACTCAAGGGACTCCGGGCACTGGTGACCGCCGCGGAGTCGCCGACGACCTCGTCGCTGTCGCGCGAACTCGTCGCGGGCCGGCCGACCGAGGTCGAGAATGTCCTCGGAGACCTGATCGACCGGGCCCATGGCTTCAGCCTCGCGGTGCCCCGCCTGCAGGCTGCGGCCCTGACCCTGCGGGCTCACAACGCCCGGGTGGCCGAGGCTCGTTAG
- a CDS encoding glucarate dehydratase family protein, with protein sequence MNEPHRIQEVRITPVAFRDPPLLNTVGVHEPFALRAIVEVVTESGLLGLGETYGDLAHLERLRLAAAELTGVDVWHVQEIARRIAVALAADTGTGGHGMSGMVTGSRTVDRVLSPFEVACLDIQGKALGRPVSDLLGGAVRDRVDYSAYLFYKWAGHPGAEPDEWGAALDPDQLVAQARRMIDAYGFTAIKLKGGVCPPEEEIEAIKALRAAFPDHPLRIDPNAAWSVETSIRVGKELAGVIEYLEDPTTGIEGMARVAREVPMPLATNMCVVAFDQVKPAVAQDAVQVILSDHHFWGGLGRSRSLAGICDTFGLGLSMHSNSHLGISLAAMTHLAASTPNLTYTCDTHWPWKSPDEDVVVPGALTFRNGSVAVPTAPGLGVELDRDALARLHEQYLACGIRQRDDTGYYRRTTEPAFDPTAPRW encoded by the coding sequence ATCAACGAGCCGCACCGGATCCAGGAGGTGCGGATCACGCCCGTCGCGTTCCGTGATCCGCCGCTGCTCAACACCGTTGGTGTCCATGAGCCGTTCGCGCTGCGCGCCATTGTCGAGGTCGTCACCGAGTCCGGGTTGCTCGGGCTCGGTGAGACCTACGGTGACCTGGCTCATCTTGAACGGCTGCGGCTCGCGGCGGCCGAACTGACCGGGGTCGACGTATGGCACGTTCAGGAGATCGCCCGCCGGATCGCGGTGGCTCTGGCCGCCGACACCGGAACGGGCGGGCACGGCATGAGCGGGATGGTCACCGGCAGCAGAACCGTCGACCGGGTGCTGTCGCCGTTCGAGGTGGCGTGTCTCGACATCCAGGGCAAGGCGCTCGGGCGGCCGGTGAGCGACCTGCTGGGCGGAGCCGTCCGGGATCGTGTCGACTACAGCGCGTACCTCTTCTACAAGTGGGCGGGGCATCCGGGGGCCGAGCCGGACGAGTGGGGGGCCGCCCTCGATCCGGACCAACTGGTCGCGCAGGCACGGCGGATGATCGACGCGTACGGCTTCACCGCGATCAAGCTCAAGGGCGGCGTGTGTCCGCCCGAGGAGGAGATCGAGGCGATCAAGGCGCTGCGCGCGGCCTTTCCCGATCACCCGCTGCGTATCGACCCCAACGCCGCCTGGAGCGTGGAGACTTCGATCCGGGTCGGCAAGGAACTCGCCGGAGTGATCGAGTACCTGGAGGACCCGACCACCGGGATCGAGGGGATGGCCAGGGTCGCGCGTGAGGTTCCGATGCCGCTCGCGACCAACATGTGTGTGGTCGCCTTCGACCAGGTCAAGCCCGCCGTCGCGCAGGACGCGGTGCAGGTGATCCTCTCCGACCACCATTTCTGGGGCGGTCTGGGCCGCTCCCGCTCGCTCGCCGGTATCTGCGACACCTTCGGGCTCGGTCTTTCGATGCACTCCAACTCGCATCTGGGCATCAGCCTCGCGGCAATGACCCATCTCGCCGCGAGCACACCCAACCTCACCTACACGTGCGACACGCACTGGCCGTGGAAGAGTCCCGACGAGGACGTCGTCGTGCCCGGTGCGCTGACCTTCCGGAACGGATCGGTGGCGGTACCGACCGCACCGGGGCTGGGGGTCGAACTCGACCGCGACGCCCTGGCCAGGCTGCACGAGCAGTACCTCGCGTGCGGCATACGTCAGCGCGACGACACCGGGTACTACCGCCGTACCACCGAACCGGCCTTCGACCCGACCGCGCCGCGATGGTGA
- a CDS encoding 2-hydroxyacid dehydrogenase, giving the protein MRIALTDPILTRFSDELTRGGTDGHDWEFLADLPDADVVRRLPTADVLVASRLTAPAAQAARRLRLVHVTGAGYDRIAIDALPPATVVCNTFHHGPSIAEHVVMTTLMLSRRVPRADRLMREGTWESVAVDPGVTLGTTLTGRTVGVVGLGEIGGQVVRAATALGMRARAVRRDPRAPVPGDLRLDRVDGEDGLDDLLAGSDVVVLTVPLSAATTGLIGAAQLARMRPDALLINVARGPLVQEDALFDALAARRIGGAGLDVWWSHPKDGTGAHGYTRPFHTLDNVVMTPHHSGHTQETFANRAREIADNIGRLSRGEPLTNVVRGGR; this is encoded by the coding sequence ATGAGGATCGCCCTGACCGACCCCATCCTCACCCGGTTCTCCGACGAGCTGACCCGCGGCGGCACGGACGGTCACGACTGGGAGTTCCTCGCGGACCTGCCGGACGCCGATGTCGTACGGCGGCTGCCCACCGCCGACGTGCTGGTGGCCTCCCGGCTGACCGCCCCCGCGGCCCAGGCCGCCCGCCGGCTGCGGCTGGTGCATGTCACCGGCGCGGGCTACGACCGGATCGCGATCGACGCGCTGCCTCCCGCGACCGTCGTGTGCAACACCTTCCATCACGGCCCTTCCATCGCGGAACACGTGGTGATGACCACGCTGATGCTCTCCCGCCGGGTGCCGCGCGCGGACCGGCTGATGCGTGAGGGGACCTGGGAATCGGTCGCCGTGGATCCCGGCGTCACCCTGGGCACGACGCTCACGGGCCGTACGGTCGGAGTCGTCGGACTGGGCGAGATCGGCGGGCAGGTGGTGCGGGCGGCGACCGCGCTGGGCATGCGGGCCCGTGCCGTGCGACGCGATCCGCGGGCGCCGGTCCCAGGTGACCTGCGGCTGGACCGGGTGGACGGTGAGGACGGGCTGGACGACCTGCTGGCGGGCTCGGACGTCGTCGTCCTGACCGTGCCGCTGTCGGCGGCGACGACCGGACTGATCGGAGCCGCGCAGCTCGCGAGGATGCGCCCGGACGCCCTGCTCATCAACGTGGCGCGCGGTCCCCTCGTCCAGGAGGACGCGCTGTTCGACGCGCTGGCCGCGCGGCGGATCGGCGGCGCGGGGCTGGACGTGTGGTGGAGCCATCCCAAGGACGGCACCGGTGCGCACGGCTACACCCGCCCGTTCCATACGCTCGACAACGTCGTGATGACGCCTCACCACTCCGGTCACACCCAGGAGACCTTCGCCAACAGGGCGCGGGAGATCGCCGACAACATCGGCCGGCTCTCCAGGGGCGAGCCGCTGACGAACGTGGTGCGCGGCGGGCGCTGA
- a CDS encoding sulfite exporter TauE/SafE family protein yields the protein MSLPVFALLCAVVLIGTVFQVSIGFGLGLLAAPVIALVAPALVPVVLLLSTAVTGSVLLLDRAHVNLRGAGWALLGRVPGVIAGAALVALLPARWLALCVAGVVVVGVVASVRGFRPTPTRRAVVLAGMASGLMGTATSIGGPPMALVWQRMKGPELRSTMSGFFLAGSLMSLVALAAVGAVHTDSLRHTVLLTPAAACGVLLARPLSDKLNVGRARAVATVLALAGAVLLTVRQFV from the coding sequence GTGAGCCTGCCGGTATTCGCCCTGCTCTGTGCGGTCGTTCTGATCGGCACCGTGTTCCAGGTGTCGATCGGATTCGGCCTCGGGCTGCTCGCCGCTCCCGTGATCGCGCTGGTCGCGCCCGCGCTCGTGCCCGTGGTGCTGTTGCTCTCCACCGCCGTCACGGGCTCGGTCCTGCTGCTGGACCGCGCGCATGTGAACCTCCGGGGAGCGGGTTGGGCGCTGCTCGGCCGGGTGCCGGGCGTGATCGCGGGCGCGGCACTGGTGGCCCTGCTGCCCGCGCGGTGGCTGGCGCTCTGTGTCGCCGGTGTGGTCGTGGTGGGTGTCGTCGCGAGCGTGCGCGGCTTCCGGCCGACGCCGACCCGGCGTGCCGTGGTGCTGGCGGGGATGGCGTCCGGGCTGATGGGTACGGCGACCTCCATCGGAGGCCCCCCGATGGCGCTGGTCTGGCAGCGTATGAAGGGGCCGGAGCTGCGCTCCACGATGAGCGGGTTCTTCCTGGCCGGTTCGCTGATGAGCCTGGTCGCGCTCGCGGCCGTGGGCGCGGTGCACACCGACAGTCTGCGCCACACGGTCCTGCTGACTCCCGCCGCGGCCTGCGGCGTACTGCTGGCGCGCCCTCTGTCCGACAAGCTGAACGTGGGGCGGGCCAGAGCGGTCGCGACGGTGCTGGCGCTGGCCGGAGCCGTACTGCTGACGGTGCGTCAGTTCGTCTGA
- a CDS encoding ABC transporter ATP-binding protein, translated as MSEKNTSGTTAPGRPDSGRTSGPLLEVTGVTKSFKVPRNAAGHNRLTALDGVDLRLGRGETLGVVGESGCGKSTLARVLLLLERPDSGTVRFDGTDPFALRKKELLAWRRRVQMVFQDPFASLNARMSAADIIGEPWRTHRDVAPTARARETRVRELLDLVGLRAADAFRYPNEFSGGQRQRLGIARALALDPDLIVCDEPVSALDLSVQAQVLNLLSDLQQRLDVSYVFISHDLSVVRHVADRVSVMYLGKVIEHGPTEEVFDRPVHPYTAALMSAAPALDVSGAAPRADRILLSGEIPSPLDPPSGCRFRTRCWQAADRCAEDAPPVRARDGAAVGTRLAGGRPGAGPERHEGLCHFPLSAEPLSIGSAGGGGGAAAGTASADR; from the coding sequence GTGTCTGAGAAGAACACCTCCGGGACGACCGCCCCGGGCCGGCCGGACAGCGGCCGGACGTCCGGGCCGCTGCTGGAAGTCACCGGCGTGACCAAGTCGTTCAAGGTCCCGCGCAATGCCGCGGGCCACAACAGACTGACCGCGCTGGACGGCGTCGATCTGCGCCTCGGCCGGGGCGAGACGCTCGGCGTGGTGGGCGAGTCCGGCTGCGGCAAGTCCACCCTCGCCCGGGTCCTGCTCCTGCTGGAGCGGCCGGACTCGGGGACCGTACGCTTCGACGGGACCGACCCGTTCGCCCTGCGAAAGAAGGAACTGCTGGCCTGGCGCCGCCGGGTGCAGATGGTGTTCCAGGACCCCTTCGCCTCACTCAACGCCCGGATGTCGGCCGCCGACATCATCGGCGAGCCGTGGCGCACCCACCGGGACGTGGCACCCACCGCGCGGGCGCGCGAGACCCGCGTACGCGAACTGCTCGACCTCGTCGGGCTACGGGCGGCCGACGCCTTCCGATACCCCAACGAATTCTCCGGCGGCCAGCGCCAACGGCTGGGCATCGCACGCGCGTTGGCCCTCGATCCCGATCTGATCGTGTGCGACGAACCTGTCTCGGCGCTGGACCTGTCGGTGCAGGCACAGGTGCTCAATCTCCTTTCCGACCTCCAGCAACGGCTCGACGTCTCCTACGTGTTCATTTCCCACGACCTGTCGGTGGTCCGGCATGTCGCGGACCGGGTGTCCGTGATGTACCTCGGCAAGGTCATCGAACACGGCCCCACCGAGGAGGTCTTCGACCGCCCCGTGCACCCTTACACCGCCGCGCTCATGTCGGCGGCTCCGGCGCTGGATGTCTCCGGTGCCGCGCCACGCGCCGACCGCATTCTGCTGAGCGGGGAGATTCCCTCGCCGCTCGACCCGCCGTCGGGCTGCCGGTTCCGTACCCGCTGCTGGCAGGCGGCCGACCGGTGCGCGGAGGACGCCCCACCGGTTCGCGCGCGTGACGGCGCGGCGGTTGGTACGCGGCTTGCGGGCGGACGCCCGGGGGCGGGTCCGGAGCGGCACGAGGGGCTGTGCCACTTCCCGCTGAGCGCCGAGCCGTTGAGCATCGGGTCCGCGGGCGGCGGCGGGGGAGCGGCGGCCGGCACCGCGTCGGCGGACAGGTGA
- a CDS encoding dipeptide/oligopeptide/nickel ABC transporter permease/ATP-binding protein, which translates to MTANVTATAGPPTGTAATPHTRPPRWWTLLGKDRVAAVAAVLLGLVFLVALFGPLVIGDHAGRQNLDASLRPPSFDHGFYGLLGTDVLGRSVLARLVEAAATTLSVALPAVVCSLVIGSAIGMWASYRGGWRENAAMRVADVILSFPSLLLAVVVLYVFAPSATNIVLILALARIPVYLRTARAEGAELRSRLFVDAARTFGAGTWPTIYRHILPIALPTLLTVATLDFCFVMLTESSLSFLGIGIQPPEISWGLMVAQGRQYLQTAWWIAILPGLAIVLTTVSATVLAAWVRLATDPAQRWRLTLPRKKRQRPAASDGTEPSAARTAKTPETPETSDAPGATGAARPGPAVADDDGSRRALEVEGLSVDLRTPSGTVRALDSVSFTLDKGRTLALLGESGCGKSMTAQTIAGLLEPVADVAGGAVRVGGTDVLRLGGAARKRLAGPVLSLVFQDALTAMNPVQTVGRQLGEPFRIHRGLSRRQAREKAIELMETVGIPEPRARARSYPHQFSGGMRQRLLIAMAVALGPDVLIADEPTTALDVTVQAQIMRLLRDLQAERDMAVLLITHDLAVVSERADDVAVMYAGNVVETGPVREVFANPRHPYTKGLLDSVPEHAERGGPLPAVPGSPPELSAVPAGCVFQERCPLARERCAEVRPPLLTDDEAGRAVACHFSEELTRV; encoded by the coding sequence ATGACCGCCAACGTCACCGCCACCGCCGGCCCGCCGACCGGTACCGCCGCCACGCCCCACACCCGCCCACCACGCTGGTGGACCCTGCTCGGCAAGGACCGGGTCGCGGCCGTCGCCGCCGTACTGCTCGGGCTGGTGTTCCTGGTCGCGCTGTTCGGCCCCCTGGTCATCGGCGACCACGCCGGGCGCCAGAACCTGGACGCCTCACTGCGCCCGCCCTCCTTCGACCACGGCTTCTACGGACTGCTCGGCACGGACGTGCTCGGCCGCAGCGTGCTGGCGCGGCTCGTCGAGGCCGCCGCGACGACGCTGTCCGTCGCGCTGCCGGCGGTGGTGTGCTCACTGGTGATCGGTTCCGCGATCGGTATGTGGGCCAGCTACCGCGGCGGTTGGCGGGAGAACGCCGCGATGCGGGTCGCGGACGTGATCCTCAGCTTCCCCTCCCTGCTGCTCGCGGTCGTCGTGCTCTACGTCTTCGCGCCCAGCGCCACGAACATCGTGCTGATCCTCGCGCTCGCCCGGATCCCGGTCTATCTGCGGACCGCGCGCGCCGAGGGCGCCGAACTCAGGAGCCGTCTCTTCGTCGACGCGGCACGGACGTTCGGCGCGGGCACCTGGCCGACCATCTACCGGCACATCCTGCCGATCGCCCTGCCGACCCTGCTCACGGTCGCCACGCTCGACTTCTGCTTCGTCATGCTGACCGAGTCGTCACTGAGCTTCCTCGGCATCGGCATTCAGCCGCCGGAGATCAGCTGGGGACTGATGGTCGCCCAGGGGCGTCAGTATCTGCAGACGGCCTGGTGGATCGCGATACTGCCCGGACTCGCCATCGTTCTGACCACCGTGTCGGCCACGGTGCTGGCCGCGTGGGTACGGCTCGCCACCGACCCGGCGCAGCGCTGGCGCCTGACGCTGCCGAGGAAGAAGCGTCAGCGGCCGGCCGCGAGCGACGGTACGGAGCCGTCGGCCGCACGTACGGCGAAGACGCCCGAGACGCCCGAGACATCCGATGCACCCGGCGCGACCGGGGCGGCCCGGCCCGGACCCGCGGTCGCCGACGACGACGGAAGCCGCCGGGCGCTGGAGGTCGAGGGACTCAGCGTCGACCTGCGTACGCCCTCCGGCACCGTACGCGCCCTGGACTCCGTCAGCTTCACTCTGGACAAGGGACGCACCCTCGCGCTGCTCGGCGAGTCCGGCTGCGGCAAGTCGATGACCGCGCAGACGATCGCCGGCCTGCTGGAACCCGTCGCCGACGTGGCCGGCGGAGCGGTCCGGGTCGGTGGCACCGACGTACTGCGCCTCGGCGGCGCCGCGCGCAAACGGCTCGCCGGACCCGTGCTGTCACTGGTCTTCCAGGACGCGCTCACCGCGATGAATCCCGTCCAGACCGTGGGCAGACAGCTCGGCGAGCCGTTCCGTATCCATCGCGGTCTCTCCCGGCGCCAGGCGAGGGAGAAGGCGATCGAGCTCATGGAGACCGTCGGCATCCCCGAGCCCCGCGCCCGCGCGCGTTCCTACCCGCACCAGTTCTCCGGCGGCATGCGCCAGAGGCTGCTCATCGCGATGGCCGTCGCGCTCGGTCCCGACGTACTGATAGCCGACGAGCCGACGACCGCCCTCGACGTCACCGTCCAGGCGCAGATCATGCGGTTGCTCCGGGATCTCCAGGCCGAGCGTGACATGGCGGTCCTGCTGATCACCCATGACCTCGCCGTCGTCTCCGAACGCGCCGACGACGTCGCCGTCATGTACGCGGGCAACGTGGTGGAGACCGGCCCGGTGCGTGAGGTGTTCGCGAATCCACGCCACCCCTACACGAAGGGCCTGCTCGACTCCGTACCGGAACACGCCGAGCGGGGCGGCCCGTTGCCCGCCGTGCCCGGCAGCCCGCCCGAGCTGAGCGCGGTGCCGGCGGGATGCGTCTTCCAGGAGCGGTGCCCGCTGGCCAGGGAACGCTGCGCGGAGGTACGTCCCCCTCTCCTGACCGACGACGAGGCGGGCCGCGCGGTCGCCTGCCACTTCTCCGAGGAGCTCACCCGTGTCTGA